The DNA segment CCGGGCGAAGTCTTCGTTCACCGCAATATTGCCAACATGGTGATCCACACCGATCTTAACTGCCTATCTGTTCTGCAATACGCCATCGATGTGCTTAAGGTGAAGCACATTATGGTAGTAGGCCATTACGGCTGTGGTGGTGTACGTGCGGCCATGGGGAATCAACGCTTAGGGCTTATCGACAATTGGCTCGGTCATTTACGTGATGTTTACCGTCTTCATCAGGATGAATTAATGCAAATGGATGATGCCAAGCGTTTCGACCGTCTGTGTGAACTCAACGTAATTGAACAGGTTTCTAATGTCACCAGCAGCACAATCGTGCAGGAAGCTTGGTCTCGCGGCCAAGAACTGGCGATCCACGGCTGGATTTACGGTATTGATAATGGTCTATTAACCGACCTTGATGTGACTGTCGATCGCGCGCAAAAGATTTAAATCGGTTTGCGTTAAACGCGCCATAAGCGCCGCCAAAAACCTGCCCCGTGCAGGTTTTTTGTTTTAATGCATGCCAATATCTATCGCACGCCACATACAAGATCCAACCGCCTAACTTAACTTGCTGCCAAGGTGCTTCCACACTCGCCCCATTGGCTCTGAACGACGCAGTTAATCTCCACCAATCGGCTAAGCCACGAGCTACACCTCGCTTAAGGGACTCCCATGCCCTAATACAACGGCTCGCAAAGGCTAACATGCACGAACACATGCAATAACACAGTGTTAAGTGAGCAAAATCTAAGCTCGAAACGTCAACATGACCTTATTTTCATCAATAAAACATCGCAAGGGATCTTTAGCCCAGTTATAATCCGCCAGTTAATTGCAGCGCGACCATGCGCCACAAATTCTAAGGAGATACCTTCCATGCCCGGTTTTGAATTATTTGGTCCAGAAGAAAAGCAAGAAGTCGCCGATGTGATGGAGCACGGCTTTACCTTCCGTTATAACTTCGACCATATGCGTAATGATCGCTGGAAGACTCGCGATATGGAGCAACTGCTCTGCGAGAAAATGAATGTTAAGCATGCTCACCTCTTATCTAGCGGTACTGCTGCGCTGCAAACAGCCTTAATGGCGGCAGGCATTGGTGCTGGCGACGAAGTTATCGTGCCACCTTTTACCTTTGTTGCTTCTGTAGAAGCGATTTTCATGGCCGGTGCTGTGCCAATTTTTGCCGAAATCGACGAGACACTGTGTCTATCACCAGAAGGCATTGAAGCGGCGATCACCCCACGTACTAAAGCAGTGAACTTAGTACACATGTGTGGCTCTATGGCCAAGATGGACGAAATCAAAGCCGTTTGCGCTAAGCACAACATCGTATTGTTAGAAGATGCTTGCCAAGCCATTGGTGGCAGCTACAAGGGCCAAGCCCTAGGTACTATCGGTGATGTAGGTTGTTACTCTTTCGATTCTGTTAAAACCATCACCTGTGGTGAAGGCGGCGCGGTGATCACCAATAACACCGAAATCTACGATCACGCCCATATGTTCTCCGATCACGGCCATGACCATATTGGTAAAGACCGTGGCGCCGAGTCACACCCGATTATGGGTTTGAACTTCCGTATCTCTGAAATGAACGCGGCCTTAGGTTTAGCCCAGTTACGTAAACTCGATACCATTATCGACATTCAACGTAAAAACAAAAAAGTCATTAAAGAAGCGATGGCGAGCATTCCTGAAGTCAGCTTCCGCGAAATTCCCGATCCAGAGGGTGATTCAGCTGGCTTCTTAAGCTTTATGTTACCAACAGAAGCACGTACCCAAGAGATCAGCAAAAAACTGGCTGAGAATGGCGTTGACGGTTGCTTCTACTGGTACGTGAACAACTGGCATTATCTGAAAAACTGGAAACACATTCAGGAGCTTAAGGCCCCTGCTGCGTTGCCAATCACATTAATCGCCGACAGACCTGACTATACTCAAATTTCTGTGCCGAAATCTGATGCCATTATGAGCCGCACTATTTCCATGCTCATTAAATTGTCTTGGACCGATGCTCAGATTGCCGAGCGTATTGAAAACATTAAGAAAGCATTTGCCCAATAATTAAACGGGAGTTTTTGCAATGAGTTTTAAAAATTTTAAAGTAGTTGAAAAGATGATCTTCGGTCGTGGCTCCTTCGCACAATTAGACGAAGTATTAGCTGCTCAGCGTAAGGCCGACGATGACTTCGTGGTATTTTTAGTCGATGACGTTCACCAAGGCAAACCACTCGAAGCACGCATCCCAGTGAAAGCCCAAGACTTACTGATTTGGGTTAACGTAGATGATGAGCCAAGCACAGTGCAAATCGACACTCTGACCGAGCAAGTTCAAGCCTTCAACGGCAAACAACCGGTTAGCGTCGTCGGTTTAGGTGGCGGTTCTACCATGGACGTCGCTAAAGCCGTTTCACTAATGCTGACCAACCCAGGCGGCTCTGCCATGTACCAAGGCTGGGATCTGATCAAGAACCCTGCAGTACACCACATTGGAATCCCAACGATTTCGGGTACCGGCGCCGAGGCGTCTCGCACCGCGGTACTATGTGGCCCAGTTCGTAAGCTAGGTTTAAACTCAGATTATACTGTGTTTGACCAAATCATCATGGACTCTGAGCTGATCGAAGGTGTTGAAACTGACCAATGGTTCTACACAGGTATGGACTGCTACATCCACTGTGTTGAATCATTAGAAGGTACCTTCTTAAACGAATTCTCTAAGTCATACGCCGAAAAAGCCATGGAGCTTTGCCGCCAAGTGTACTTAGAAGATCACCCAGAGAAAGATGACAAGCTGATGATGGCCTCATTTATGGGCGGCATGAGTATCGCTTATAGCCAAGTCGGTGCATGCCATGCGGTCTCTTACGGTCTGTCTTACATCCTCGGCTACCACCATGGTATCGGTAACTGTATCGCCTTCGACGTGTTAGAAGAATTCTACCCAGAAGGTGTGGCTGAATTCCGTCAGATGATGAAGAAGCACAACATCACTCTGCCAAAGAACATCTGTAAAGATCTGCCAGATGAAACTATCGCTAAGATGGTTGCCGTTACGAAGAGCATGGGACCACTATGGGCCAATGTGTACGGCCCAACATGGGAAGAGAAAGTCACTGACGAAATGTTGACTGCGCTGTTCCGTCGCATTTAAGCTCTCAAGCAGATGACAAGGGCTCGTTGTGAGCCCTTTTGTCTATCTACACTGCATATCTTTGATAAATTAGGATAATTTAATGAATGTGACTCTGTTAATCCCGGCGCGTTACGGTTCAAGCCGCTTCCCGGGCAAGCCCTTAGCCCCGATTAACGGCAAGCCGATGATCCAACACGTGTATGAACGCGCGTCGTTAGCCAAAGGCCTCACCAATATTTATGTTGCAACCGATGATGAGCGTATCAAAAGCGCCGTAGAAGGCTTCGGTGGCAAAGTGGTCATGACCAGCCCTGATGCGGCATCGGGCACAGACCGTATCAATGATGCGATTAACCAATTAGGTTTGAAGGATGACGATCTGGTCATCAACCTTCAAGGCGACCAACCCCTAATCGACCCGACTTCCATCGAGCAAGTGATCAGCCTCTTCGAACGTCATCCAGGCGAGTTTGAAATGGCGACCCTCGGCTATGAAATTGTCAACAAAGCCGAGCTCGACGATCCAATGCATGTGAAGATGGTGTTCGATAACGACTATTACGCGCTGTATTTCTCCCGCGCACGTATTCCCTTCGGCCGCGATACCAAAGATTATCCAGTTTACAAACACTTAGGTGTGTATGCTTACACCCGCAGATTCGTGCAAGCCTTCGCTGCCCTCCCCTTAGGTCGTCTCGAAGATCTGGAAAAATTAGAGCAGCTACGTGCCCTAGAACATGGCCATAAGATCAAAGTCGCCATCAGCGCCTTCGACTCAATCGAAGTTGACACGCCGGAAGATATTCGTAAGTGTGAGCAGCGTTTAGCCGTTGATTAATCAGGGCGTTGCTCAATAAGGAGTTGTCATGTCGAGCTTAGAAGTGTGGATCATTATTATTTTGGTGGTCGGTGTGATTGCCAGCAATCTTGCCGCACTGAAATACAGTGCAAAATTCAAACTGCCACAGTTTGGTCAGCACGATAAAGAA comes from the Shewanella seohaensis genome and includes:
- the kdnA gene encoding 8-amino-3,8-dideoxy-alpha-D-manno-octulosonate transaminase KdnA — encoded protein: MPGFELFGPEEKQEVADVMEHGFTFRYNFDHMRNDRWKTRDMEQLLCEKMNVKHAHLLSSGTAALQTALMAAGIGAGDEVIVPPFTFVASVEAIFMAGAVPIFAEIDETLCLSPEGIEAAITPRTKAVNLVHMCGSMAKMDEIKAVCAKHNIVLLEDACQAIGGSYKGQALGTIGDVGCYSFDSVKTITCGEGGAVITNNTEIYDHAHMFSDHGHDHIGKDRGAESHPIMGLNFRISEMNAALGLAQLRKLDTIIDIQRKNKKVIKEAMASIPEVSFREIPDPEGDSAGFLSFMLPTEARTQEISKKLAENGVDGCFYWYVNNWHYLKNWKHIQELKAPAALPITLIADRPDYTQISVPKSDAIMSRTISMLIKLSWTDAQIAERIENIKKAFAQ
- the kdsB gene encoding 8-amino-3,8-dideoxy-manno-octulosonate cytidylyltransferase KdsB, which gives rise to MNVTLLIPARYGSSRFPGKPLAPINGKPMIQHVYERASLAKGLTNIYVATDDERIKSAVEGFGGKVVMTSPDAASGTDRINDAINQLGLKDDDLVINLQGDQPLIDPTSIEQVISLFERHPGEFEMATLGYEIVNKAELDDPMHVKMVFDNDYYALYFSRARIPFGRDTKDYPVYKHLGVYAYTRRFVQAFAALPLGRLEDLEKLEQLRALEHGHKIKVAISAFDSIEVDTPEDIRKCEQRLAVD
- the kdnB gene encoding 3-deoxy-alpha-D-manno-octulosonate 8-oxidase KdnB; translated protein: MSFKNFKVVEKMIFGRGSFAQLDEVLAAQRKADDDFVVFLVDDVHQGKPLEARIPVKAQDLLIWVNVDDEPSTVQIDTLTEQVQAFNGKQPVSVVGLGGGSTMDVAKAVSLMLTNPGGSAMYQGWDLIKNPAVHHIGIPTISGTGAEASRTAVLCGPVRKLGLNSDYTVFDQIIMDSELIEGVETDQWFYTGMDCYIHCVESLEGTFLNEFSKSYAEKAMELCRQVYLEDHPEKDDKLMMASFMGGMSIAYSQVGACHAVSYGLSYILGYHHGIGNCIAFDVLEEFYPEGVAEFRQMMKKHNITLPKNICKDLPDETIAKMVAVTKSMGPLWANVYGPTWEEKVTDEMLTALFRRI
- the can gene encoding carbonate dehydratase, which gives rise to MKLLKPLFDNNRRWAGRIRQEHPDFFEQLAKQQNPEYLWIGCSDSRVPSNQIIDLMPGEVFVHRNIANMVIHTDLNCLSVLQYAIDVLKVKHIMVVGHYGCGGVRAAMGNQRLGLIDNWLGHLRDVYRLHQDELMQMDDAKRFDRLCELNVIEQVSNVTSSTIVQEAWSRGQELAIHGWIYGIDNGLLTDLDVTVDRAQKI
- a CDS encoding DUF2897 family protein, with amino-acid sequence MSSLEVWIIIILVVGVIASNLAALKYSAKFKLPQFGQHDKEKQLKTDNRANSSPDADKSADTAIENRDKSTQVEQDKP